In one Variovorax sp. PBL-H6 genomic region, the following are encoded:
- a CDS encoding HNH endonuclease family protein: MKIEPRQISIGELVSGYADSGDAGVVGFGGRLNIRPPYQREFVYKDVQRNKVLDTVRKGYPLNVMYWVRNPDPDAPDDEKLASFEVLDGQQRTLSICKYVKGDFSIDEVYFHNLPQDQMDKILEYPLTVYVCEGPESEKLDWFQTINIAGEKLTDQELLNSIFVGPWLLSAKAYFSKPNCPAYQIGSDYMTGSPIRQEYLETALNWIEGGNPRRYMSGHQHDKTAFELWNYFSSVINWVKATFPVVRREMKSVPWGELYNKHKDDDLDPAELETRVVALMKDEDVSRKSGIYSYLITKQERHLNLRAFTDKVKAEAYARQAGACADVTCPDKGRIFKLDEMEGDHVDPWHAGGKSILANCKMLCKSCNRRKGGV, encoded by the coding sequence ATGAAAATTGAACCAAGACAGATATCCATCGGGGAGCTGGTAAGTGGATACGCAGACAGCGGCGACGCCGGCGTAGTTGGCTTCGGGGGGAGACTAAACATCCGTCCGCCGTACCAGCGTGAGTTCGTCTACAAGGACGTGCAACGCAACAAGGTTCTCGATACTGTTCGCAAAGGATACCCACTCAATGTAATGTACTGGGTTCGAAACCCAGACCCAGATGCTCCTGACGATGAAAAGCTTGCCAGTTTCGAAGTGCTGGACGGCCAGCAGCGCACGCTGAGTATTTGCAAGTACGTGAAGGGTGACTTTTCAATTGACGAGGTGTATTTTCATAACTTGCCCCAAGACCAAATGGACAAGATTCTTGAATACCCGCTGACAGTGTACGTGTGCGAAGGCCCTGAGAGTGAGAAGCTGGATTGGTTTCAAACTATCAACATTGCCGGTGAAAAGCTTACCGACCAAGAACTCCTGAACTCAATATTTGTTGGCCCGTGGCTGCTATCGGCCAAGGCCTATTTCAGCAAACCGAACTGCCCGGCCTACCAAATCGGTTCCGACTACATGACGGGCTCGCCTATCCGGCAGGAATACCTGGAGACAGCCCTCAACTGGATTGAGGGGGGTAACCCGCGCCGTTACATGTCTGGCCACCAACACGACAAGACTGCCTTTGAACTCTGGAATTACTTTAGCAGCGTCATAAATTGGGTAAAGGCTACATTCCCCGTGGTCCGCAGGGAAATGAAGTCCGTCCCTTGGGGAGAGCTCTATAACAAGCACAAAGACGACGACTTGGACCCGGCCGAGTTAGAAACGCGCGTCGTGGCACTAATGAAGGATGAGGACGTCTCGAGGAAGTCTGGCATCTACTCGTACCTCATCACAAAACAAGAGCGTCACCTCAACTTGCGGGCCTTCACTGACAAGGTTAAGGCAGAGGCTTACGCTCGGCAGGCCGGGGCGTGCGCCGACGTGACGTGCCCAGACAAGGGCCGAATCTTCAAGCTTGACGAGATGGAGGGGGACCACGTCG
- a CDS encoding adenine-specific methyltransferase EcoRI family protein, translating into MTRAATSPTNSSTSNTSLHAAKRGKNDEFYTQLTDIEKELRHYKGHFAGKTVFCNCDDPEWSNFWKYFTLNFEHLGLAKLVATHYASGGPSYKLEFTGADKSLVKTDLTGDGDFRSAECVEILQEADIVVTNPPFSLFREYVAQLIEHKKQFLIIGNQNALTYKEIFTLIKENVVWAGTDNGGTKWFEVPTHYEIQTQSRVQIIDGVKYFSMGSVYWFTNLFHSKRKAELVLFKVYAGSESSYPRYDNFDAIEVSKVSDIPCDYAGCMGVPITFLDKYNPSQFEIVGSFNAGAHGEELGATKTAIVTKGKSMLWNGPVVNKAPLYKRIIVKLKKQNEN; encoded by the coding sequence TTGACACGTGCCGCCACCTCACCAACCAATTCAAGCACTAGCAACACTTCACTGCATGCCGCCAAGCGTGGCAAAAACGACGAGTTTTATACCCAGCTTACTGACATTGAAAAGGAGCTGCGGCACTACAAGGGCCACTTTGCAGGGAAAACTGTCTTTTGCAACTGCGATGACCCCGAGTGGTCCAACTTCTGGAAGTACTTCACCCTGAACTTTGAGCACCTTGGTTTGGCTAAGTTAGTTGCCACGCATTACGCAAGCGGGGGGCCATCCTACAAACTGGAGTTCACTGGCGCCGATAAGTCTCTGGTCAAGACGGACCTTACAGGCGACGGTGACTTCCGTAGCGCAGAGTGCGTAGAAATCCTGCAAGAAGCGGATATCGTTGTCACGAATCCGCCGTTTTCCCTCTTCAGAGAATACGTGGCTCAGCTCATCGAGCACAAGAAGCAGTTCTTGATAATCGGAAATCAAAACGCGCTTACGTACAAGGAAATCTTCACGCTTATCAAGGAAAACGTCGTCTGGGCGGGGACCGACAACGGAGGAACGAAATGGTTTGAGGTGCCCACGCATTATGAGATACAGACGCAATCAAGAGTTCAAATTATTGATGGAGTGAAGTACTTCAGCATGGGCAGCGTATATTGGTTCACCAACCTTTTCCATAGCAAACGGAAGGCGGAGCTGGTCCTTTTCAAAGTTTACGCGGGGAGCGAAAGTTCCTACCCGCGATACGACAACTTTGATGCCATTGAAGTGTCCAAAGTCAGCGATATTCCATGTGACTATGCCGGGTGCATGGGTGTCCCCATCACGTTCCTAGACAAATACAACCCGTCCCAATTCGAAATCGTGGGGAGTTTTAATGCTGGCGCTCACGGCGAGGAACTAGGCGCCACTAAAACCGCAATTGTCACGAAGGGCAAGTCCATGTTGTGGAACGGCCCGGTAGTGAACAAGGCCCCCCTCTACAAACGCATAATCGTAAAATTGAAGAAGCAAAATGAAAATTGA
- a CDS encoding glyoxalase superfamily protein has translation MNLLFELLSPPWFSQAGVMRTTPVDVPGYGETMEFKSTHTHDSLYSLKAQAEALQVQANASGHPLKRADALEAVAKQNGFRDWNAAAAAGKAGRLVAGSDAAPWTTIDAPLPQLRLRVQRPGDQSHAAVVELMRWAKQLDYIGDHVSDDPGVGDLMAHIGGDIPYVFVRDPGRFEDDLFHLCDRGYDDIEGVVFTREQLEESGVVAWQKLRGSHDGDRMFSVVDDNLRMHSDRVELKQAARVVASIAMMADQLSDASRARP, from the coding sequence GTGAATCTGCTCTTCGAACTCTTGTCGCCACCTTGGTTTTCCCAGGCCGGCGTAATGCGAACAACGCCTGTTGATGTGCCTGGATATGGAGAAACCATGGAATTCAAATCGACGCATACGCATGACTCGCTTTACAGCCTCAAGGCTCAGGCGGAGGCATTGCAGGTGCAAGCCAACGCCTCAGGGCACCCGCTCAAGCGAGCCGACGCATTGGAGGCCGTCGCAAAGCAGAACGGCTTCAGGGACTGGAATGCGGCCGCGGCGGCCGGCAAGGCCGGAAGGCTCGTCGCAGGCTCGGATGCCGCGCCCTGGACAACCATCGACGCACCGTTGCCCCAGCTTCGGTTGCGCGTGCAACGACCAGGGGACCAGAGCCATGCAGCGGTGGTTGAGCTCATGCGTTGGGCCAAGCAATTGGATTACATCGGCGACCACGTATCGGACGACCCAGGCGTGGGCGACCTGATGGCCCACATCGGAGGTGACATCCCGTACGTGTTCGTCCGTGACCCTGGGCGATTCGAGGACGACCTGTTCCACCTTTGCGACCGGGGTTACGACGACATTGAAGGCGTGGTGTTCACGCGGGAGCAACTCGAGGAGTCGGGGGTCGTCGCATGGCAGAAGCTTCGTGGCTCCCACGACGGCGACAGGATGTTCTCAGTCGTGGACGACAACTTGCGAATGCACTCCGACCGCGTGGAGCTCAAACAAGCCGCGCGTGTTGTCGCGAGCATCGCAATGATGGCGGACCAACTGAGCGACGCGTCAAGGGCTCGCCCTTAG
- a CDS encoding adenine-specific methyltransferase EcoRI family protein, translated as MASASAIRATSANNNSLAAAKRAKNDEFYTQLSDIEKELRQYKDHFKDKVVFCNCDDPEWSSFWKYFTLNFTHLRLAKVVATHYARGEVSYKREYTGGSDMAGVRTSLEGDGDFRSAECIELLCEADIVVTNPPFSLFREYVAQLIEHQKKFVIIGNNNAITYKDIFRLLRDGQLWLGHSANKTMEFKLSADYEKWDRLDEAGNKFGKVPAISWFTNLPHEKRNEEIILVKEYRGHEYAYPSYANYDAIEVSQVKDLPKDYSGDMGVPITFLDKHSPHQFEIIGLGIASSGLEIGVKPYLAEHKAYRKTVQQRGAVDGDLYMLRESEVVVPYARIIIRSKTL; from the coding sequence TTGGCCAGTGCCAGTGCAATCCGCGCTACCAGCGCAAACAATAACTCACTCGCCGCGGCGAAACGCGCAAAAAACGACGAGTTCTACACCCAGCTTTCCGACATCGAGAAAGAGCTACGGCAGTACAAGGACCACTTTAAGGACAAGGTCGTCTTCTGCAACTGCGACGACCCTGAGTGGTCGAGTTTCTGGAAGTACTTCACGCTAAATTTCACGCATCTTCGGTTGGCCAAAGTTGTCGCGACTCATTACGCTCGAGGCGAAGTCTCCTACAAGCGTGAATACACCGGTGGCAGCGACATGGCGGGTGTCAGGACTTCCCTCGAGGGGGACGGAGATTTTCGGAGTGCTGAGTGCATCGAGTTGCTCTGCGAAGCCGACATCGTGGTGACTAATCCCCCCTTCTCCCTTTTCAGGGAATACGTCGCCCAATTGATAGAGCATCAGAAGAAATTTGTGATTATTGGCAACAATAACGCCATTACCTACAAAGACATCTTCAGGCTGCTCAGGGATGGCCAACTATGGCTTGGTCATTCTGCGAACAAGACGATGGAGTTTAAGTTGTCGGCCGACTATGAAAAGTGGGATAGGCTGGACGAAGCTGGCAACAAGTTCGGCAAGGTTCCTGCCATTTCTTGGTTCACGAATCTTCCGCACGAGAAGCGCAACGAAGAAATCATTCTTGTTAAGGAGTACCGTGGCCACGAATATGCGTACCCCAGTTATGCCAATTACGACGCCATCGAGGTGTCGCAGGTAAAGGACCTGCCAAAAGACTATTCTGGAGACATGGGCGTACCTATTACGTTCCTGGATAAACATAGCCCTCATCAGTTCGAAATAATAGGACTAGGGATTGCCAGCTCTGGGCTTGAAATTGGCGTCAAACCCTATCTAGCTGAGCACAAGGCTTATAGGAAAACCGTACAACAGAGAGGAGCGGTCGACGGCGACCTCTACATGTTGCGGGAGAGCGAGGTTGTCGTGCCGTATGCGCGAATCATCATCAGGTCCAAGACTTTATAA